The following proteins are encoded in a genomic region of Lachnospiraceae bacterium KM106-2:
- a CDS encoding putative membrane protein YeiH — protein sequence MSKKDTKISSKVLHVLPGLFVCIAIALVSKFLGQYLPTLGAATISIFLGIIIGNTIGKHPALNKGTKFSEGTLLSISVVLLGATLSITTLFELGVNGILFILLQMIFTVTGAVIIGKRMKFTMDFTLLMASGNGVCGSSAIASTAPVIHAHSRDKGIAITMVNVTGTVLMILLPLLTLGLYQNELVRSSAMLGGILQSVGQVVAAGSMVSEEVKELATIFKIVRIIFLVGVVMILASIKTKSIKEGVHDIEEEVHSHNHQSRIKMPWYIKGFFLTCALYSLKIIPNNWGAKIKEIDNFIEIVALAGIGMRVYIADLIKQGLKVSVYCLFIALVQVVAAILLIAILF from the coding sequence ATGAGTAAAAAGGATACCAAGATATCAAGTAAAGTCCTTCACGTACTGCCAGGCCTGTTTGTTTGTATTGCAATTGCACTAGTGAGCAAATTTTTAGGACAGTATTTACCGACTTTAGGAGCCGCGACAATATCTATATTCCTTGGAATAATCATAGGAAACACGATTGGAAAGCATCCTGCTTTAAATAAGGGCACCAAGTTTTCAGAAGGAACACTGCTTTCCATTTCTGTTGTTCTACTAGGAGCAACATTAAGTATTACAACGTTATTTGAACTAGGAGTAAATGGAATTCTATTTATACTATTACAGATGATATTCACCGTAACGGGTGCTGTTATAATCGGAAAACGAATGAAGTTTACGATGGATTTTACTTTGTTAATGGCAAGTGGAAATGGAGTATGTGGTTCTTCTGCCATTGCCTCTACAGCTCCGGTCATTCATGCTCACAGCAGGGATAAAGGAATTGCCATCACTATGGTTAATGTGACAGGAACTGTGCTTATGATCTTATTACCACTCTTAACATTGGGATTGTATCAGAATGAGCTGGTACGTTCTTCTGCGATGTTAGGAGGTATTTTGCAATCGGTGGGACAAGTAGTAGCTGCCGGTTCCATGGTTAGTGAAGAAGTAAAAGAGCTAGCTACGATATTTAAGATCGTACGAATTATCTTTTTAGTTGGGGTGGTCATGATCCTGGCATCCATCAAAACGAAGAGTATTAAAGAAGGCGTTCATGATATTGAAGAAGAGGTTCATTCTCACAATCATCAGTCCCGCATTAAAATGCCTTGGTATATTAAAGGTTTCTTTCTTACTTGCGCGCTTTATTCTCTAAAGATCATTCCAAATAATTGGGGAGCAAAGATCAAGGAAATCGATAATTTCATCGAGATCGTTGCGCTTGCTGGTATTGGAATGCGTGTTTATATTGCAGATCTTATTAAGCAAGGATTGAAAGTATCTGTCTATTGTCTGTTCATTGCCTTAGTACAGGTAGTTGCAGCAATCTTGTTAATTGCGATCTTATTTTAA
- a CDS encoding cupin region, protein MAEHLKNIKKEEVLQLVNLVDYQEGQIVSKTLAQNAAVSVTLFAFAKDEEISTHESNGDAMVTVLDGVGRFTVGGREYLVTKGETLVMPANVPHAVYAFEQFKMMLTVIF, encoded by the coding sequence ATGGCAGAGCATTTAAAAAATATTAAGAAAGAAGAAGTATTACAATTAGTGAATCTTGTTGACTATCAGGAGGGACAAATTGTTAGTAAGACCTTAGCACAAAATGCAGCTGTTAGTGTGACATTATTTGCATTCGCAAAGGACGAAGAGATCAGTACGCATGAATCAAATGGAGATGCTATGGTTACGGTGCTAGATGGTGTAGGACGTTTTACAGTAGGAGGTAGGGAATACCTTGTAACCAAAGGTGAGACGTTAGTGATGCCAGCCAATGTGCCACATGCAGTCTATGCGTTTGAGCAATTCAAGATGATGTTAACCGTAATCTTTTAG
- a CDS encoding GNAT family acetyltransferase Bsu1853 (YoaA), with translation MDQLERWFNRVPIIKEEEILLRPLLIRDLSQLEELYQDPELYQFLGRGMEDYEKDPSLLFNRWVYDARQMNIIRWGIVTRKDSNLVGEIMFYQIQKNQTKIGCRIRKTEQGKGYASKATKLLCSYALEAGIFDTIQADVMVGNEASEHALLKSGFEKIGNYQYYKIDYVIFQYRGL, from the coding sequence ATGGATCAATTAGAACGTTGGTTTAATCGTGTTCCAATTATTAAAGAGGAAGAAATCCTGTTAAGACCTTTGTTGATTCGAGATCTTTCCCAGTTAGAAGAACTTTATCAAGATCCGGAACTTTATCAGTTTTTAGGTAGAGGAATGGAGGATTATGAAAAAGATCCCAGTTTATTGTTTAATCGTTGGGTATATGATGCAAGGCAGATGAACATTATCCGCTGGGGCATTGTTACAAGAAAGGATAGCAATCTGGTTGGAGAGATCATGTTTTATCAAATACAGAAAAATCAGACAAAGATTGGATGCAGAATTCGCAAGACGGAACAAGGAAAAGGATATGCTTCTAAGGCGACTAAGTTATTGTGTTCCTATGCATTAGAAGCAGGTATCTTTGATACCATTCAGGCAGATGTTATGGTTGGTAATGAGGCTTCGGAACATGCTTTATTAAAATCTGGATTTGAAAAGATTGGAAATTATCAATACTATAAAATAGATTATGTGATTTTTCAATATCGTGGCTTGTAG
- a CDS encoding 1-deoxy-D-xylulose 5-phosphate synthase produces MNHILDKVDQLKDLKGLNQEELTTLAEEIRNVLIKKVSQTGGHFGPNLGMVEATIAMHYVFNSPKDKIVYDVSHQSYTHKILTGRKNAFLNPEEYDSITGYTEPGESEHDHFIVGHTSTSISLACGLAKARDVKGDTENIIAVIGDGSLSGGEAYEGLNNAAESGRNIIIVVNDNDMSIAPNYGGIYRNLKLLRDSNGTADNNLFKALGFDYRFVEQGNDVTSLIEAFEKVKDINHPVIVHIHTLKGKGYPDAEVNKEAYHWVSPFNPETKELLHPVGAKETYGSITEQFLMEKAKEEKRLVAITAATPGVVNLKNFREKYKEQYLDVGIAEEHAVALASGMASQGAKPVLGLMSSFAQRTYDQLSQDLAINNNPALLLIYGGCISGADVTHLGLFDIPLISNIPNIVYLAPTNKQEYIAMLEWGLKQEDHPVAIRVPSTEVFTTDDEIEADFEPLNKFQVTHKGSKVAILGLGNFYHLGMNVKTRLEKEGIDATLINPRFITGVDEALLTQLEQDHELVITLEDGILDGGFGEKIARFYSDRPMKTLCFGAKKEFTDKVPLSELYERYHLTEEWIVSDIKNRL; encoded by the coding sequence TTGAATCACATCTTAGATAAAGTTGACCAGCTAAAAGATCTAAAAGGATTAAATCAAGAGGAGTTAACGACTCTTGCTGAAGAGATCAGAAACGTATTAATTAAGAAAGTAAGTCAGACAGGTGGTCATTTTGGACCTAATTTAGGTATGGTAGAGGCAACGATCGCCATGCATTATGTATTTAATTCGCCAAAGGATAAAATTGTATATGATGTATCCCACCAGTCTTACACGCATAAGATTTTAACGGGAAGAAAGAATGCGTTCTTAAACCCAGAGGAATATGATTCTATTACTGGTTATACAGAACCAGGAGAAAGTGAACATGATCACTTTATTGTCGGTCATACTTCTACATCAATCAGCTTAGCCTGCGGATTAGCAAAGGCAAGAGATGTAAAAGGGGACACGGAAAATATCATCGCAGTCATTGGAGATGGATCACTTAGCGGTGGAGAGGCCTATGAAGGGCTTAATAATGCAGCGGAATCAGGAAGAAATATTATCATTGTAGTAAATGATAATGACATGTCCATAGCACCAAACTATGGTGGAATCTATCGTAATCTGAAATTACTACGAGATTCTAATGGTACTGCAGATAATAATCTTTTTAAAGCGTTAGGATTTGATTATCGTTTTGTGGAACAAGGAAATGATGTAACATCATTGATCGAAGCATTTGAAAAAGTAAAAGATATCAATCATCCAGTAATCGTTCACATCCATACCTTAAAGGGAAAAGGATATCCTGATGCGGAAGTGAATAAAGAAGCCTATCACTGGGTTAGTCCATTTAATCCAGAGACAAAAGAACTACTTCATCCTGTGGGAGCAAAAGAGACATATGGTTCGATCACAGAGCAGTTCCTGATGGAAAAGGCTAAGGAAGAGAAGCGACTTGTTGCAATTACAGCAGCTACACCAGGTGTTGTAAATTTGAAGAATTTCAGAGAAAAATATAAAGAACAATACCTTGATGTTGGTATCGCTGAAGAACATGCAGTAGCTTTAGCGTCTGGTATGGCATCACAGGGTGCCAAACCAGTACTTGGCTTGATGAGCTCTTTTGCACAACGAACTTATGATCAATTATCACAAGATCTTGCAATCAATAATAATCCAGCACTTCTTTTGATTTATGGAGGTTGTATCAGCGGAGCAGATGTTACTCATCTTGGCTTATTTGATATTCCACTGATTTCTAATATTCCGAATATAGTATACTTAGCGCCAACAAATAAACAAGAGTATATTGCGATGCTGGAATGGGGCTTAAAGCAGGAGGATCATCCAGTGGCAATCCGTGTGCCATCAACCGAAGTATTTACCACAGATGATGAGATAGAAGCAGATTTTGAACCACTTAATAAGTTCCAAGTGACGCATAAGGGTAGCAAGGTTGCTATTCTTGGACTTGGAAATTTCTATCATTTGGGAATGAACGTAAAGACAAGACTAGAAAAAGAAGGAATTGATGCAACATTAATCAATCCAAGATTTATAACCGGTGTTGATGAAGCATTATTAACACAATTAGAGCAGGATCATGAGCTTGTTATTACCTTAGAAGATGGTATCTTAGATGGTGGATTCGGTGAGAAAATTGCAAGATTCTACTCAGATCGTCCAATGAAAACGTTATGCTTTGGTGCAAAAAAAGAGTTTACAGATAAAGTTCCATTAAGTGAACTATATGAAAGATATCATTTGACCGAAGAATGGATCGTATCAGATATTAAAAATAGATTGTAA
- a CDS encoding band 7 protein, SPFH domain, producing the protein MPLKTIFIIGGIVLAIILIILLILAMWKRVPQDKAIVVTGLRKKVISGGGGFVLPLLERCDKISLENMKIEIRTEGARTEQGVDIRADGVAVIKVKSDRESILNATEQFNTGHEARTIETIKDTAKDVLEGKLREIISKMTVEEIYKDREVFASQVQEVAAVGLATMGLELKAFTIRDISDKNGYLEALGKPRIAEVKKNAAIAEAEAAKETKVKTSESEQQGAEAKILAETYVAKANKEKELQIQAYREEQETAKAKADTAYQIEKNRVEKEVTETAMLVELTKKEKETQIQDQEALRREKELLATVNKQADAEKYRKEKDADAETYRLEKEADAKKYNQMQQADAESQAIRMKAQAEAEAIKMKGEAEAQAILAKGSAEAETMQKKAEAYQQYNNAAVTEMIIEKLPEIATAIATPLAKTEKIVIIDNGSNGDNPTGASKVTNYVTDIVSQLPETVEAMTGINLMEALKNKITPKED; encoded by the coding sequence ATGCCATTGAAAACAATTTTTATTATTGGTGGAATCGTGTTAGCGATTATTTTGATTATTCTTTTAATTTTAGCAATGTGGAAGCGAGTTCCTCAAGACAAAGCGATTGTAGTAACCGGTTTAAGAAAGAAAGTCATATCAGGTGGCGGCGGTTTCGTCCTCCCATTGTTAGAGCGATGTGATAAGATTTCACTGGAGAATATGAAGATTGAGATCCGTACAGAGGGAGCAAGAACGGAACAAGGTGTTGATATTCGAGCAGATGGCGTTGCAGTCATTAAAGTAAAGAGTGATCGAGAGAGTATTTTAAACGCAACGGAGCAGTTTAATACCGGTCACGAGGCAAGAACCATTGAAACGATCAAAGATACTGCAAAGGATGTATTAGAAGGAAAGCTCCGTGAGATCATCTCAAAGATGACAGTGGAAGAGATCTATAAGGATCGTGAAGTATTTGCTTCTCAGGTTCAAGAAGTTGCAGCTGTAGGGTTAGCGACGATGGGACTTGAGTTGAAGGCATTTACGATCCGTGACATCTCAGATAAGAATGGATATCTAGAAGCACTTGGAAAGCCACGCATTGCAGAGGTTAAGAAGAATGCGGCGATCGCGGAAGCAGAAGCGGCTAAAGAGACGAAAGTTAAGACATCCGAGTCAGAACAACAAGGAGCTGAAGCAAAGATTTTAGCAGAGACTTATGTCGCAAAAGCGAATAAGGAGAAAGAACTGCAGATCCAGGCATATCGAGAGGAACAAGAGACGGCTAAGGCAAAAGCAGATACGGCATATCAGATCGAGAAGAATCGTGTTGAAAAAGAAGTAACGGAAACGGCAATGTTAGTAGAGCTGACTAAAAAAGAGAAGGAGACACAGATTCAGGATCAAGAAGCACTTCGCCGTGAGAAAGAGTTATTGGCGACTGTAAATAAACAGGCAGATGCAGAAAAGTATCGCAAGGAAAAGGATGCCGATGCAGAAACCTATCGATTAGAGAAAGAAGCCGATGCGAAAAAGTATAATCAGATGCAGCAAGCAGATGCAGAAAGTCAGGCAATCCGAATGAAAGCACAGGCAGAAGCGGAAGCGATCAAGATGAAAGGTGAGGCAGAAGCACAGGCTATCTTAGCGAAAGGTAGTGCAGAAGCTGAGACCATGCAAAAGAAAGCAGAAGCTTATCAACAATACAATAATGCAGCAGTAACAGAAATGATCATCGAGAAACTTCCTGAAATTGCAACTGCGATCGCAACTCCATTAGCGAAGACAGAAAAGATTGTGATCATTGATAATGGGTCCAATGGAGATAATCCTACCGGAGCAAGCAAGGTGACAAACTATGTGACGGATATTGTCAGCCAATTACCGGAGACGGTTGAGGCGATGACAGGGATCAATCTGATGGAAGCTCTCAAAAATAAAATAACGCCAAAAGAGGATTAA
- a CDS encoding putative membrane protein — MFEIYEILFLVGLALIVIAFVFGQLCDMTGIDGLDLSIGDFPLFVPFSPMLLFLFATILGGIGMLILRYLKWLPWWGSILVGSICGITVCRMIRRFILIPLKKAQSTSAASKEELVGLLATVNETIPSKGFGEITYIIHGNSYVAPAKAVSSVQIKKGASVTICWIEDYVFYVTQIDNI, encoded by the coding sequence ATGTTTGAAATCTATGAGATCTTATTTTTGGTAGGCTTAGCATTGATTGTAATAGCTTTTGTATTTGGACAGCTTTGTGACATGACGGGGATTGATGGACTTGATCTAAGTATTGGTGATTTTCCATTGTTTGTACCGTTTAGTCCCATGCTGCTTTTTTTATTTGCAACCATATTAGGTGGAATCGGAATGCTTATATTGCGTTATCTGAAATGGCTTCCTTGGTGGGGATCCATCCTAGTGGGAAGTATCTGTGGAATTACTGTGTGCCGTATGATCCGAAGATTTATTTTAATACCTTTAAAGAAGGCCCAGAGTACAAGTGCTGCAAGTAAAGAGGAGTTGGTCGGATTGTTAGCAACGGTCAATGAGACAATTCCGTCAAAAGGCTTTGGTGAGATTACCTACATAATCCATGGAAATTCATATGTAGCGCCGGCAAAAGCGGTCTCTTCCGTCCAGATAAAGAAAGGGGCTAGTGTTACGATCTGTTGGATAGAAGATTATGTCTTCTATGTTACTCAGATAGATAATATATAA
- a CDS encoding conserved protein, which translates to MDQYVESSLELHLYFARIMKEHSLFLEVGFIPNARNYIGESKWFKVQFEELLCRVLNLSKGIIPMDTFNMGDIVTEYTYCSEKKTCELTGANLNQDITRQELLLSEKCVKRGDYNECNLKEAVKRVNIRSLELLNGLIDLKNKILCEVLECKMYTVNYPLLIEHIIREADLYRNYVLSLLGKSDMKLKNCREMELFWDQIMLEHALFIRGLLDPAEPDLIATADDFAHKYASLMDATEDAMNQTIPNITDETTRLTKKYRNFKETATKGINNCEIRSLILPLLADHVLREANHFLKLLK; encoded by the coding sequence ATGGATCAGTATGTTGAATCTTCATTGGAGTTACATCTTTATTTTGCAAGAATTATGAAAGAGCACTCCTTATTTTTAGAGGTCGGATTTATTCCGAATGCTAGAAATTATATTGGGGAGTCGAAATGGTTTAAAGTGCAGTTTGAAGAACTTTTATGTCGAGTTTTAAATCTCAGCAAAGGGATCATCCCAATGGATACCTTTAATATGGGCGATATTGTAACAGAGTACACGTATTGCTCAGAGAAAAAGACCTGTGAACTGACGGGAGCTAATTTAAATCAAGATATTACAAGACAAGAACTTCTTCTTAGTGAAAAATGCGTGAAACGGGGAGATTATAATGAGTGTAATCTGAAAGAAGCCGTAAAAAGGGTCAATATCAGATCACTAGAGCTGTTGAATGGTTTAATCGATTTGAAGAACAAGATCTTGTGTGAGGTACTTGAGTGCAAGATGTATACGGTTAATTACCCATTATTAATAGAACATATAATTAGAGAGGCAGATCTCTATCGCAATTATGTATTATCCCTATTGGGGAAGAGTGATATGAAGCTGAAAAACTGTCGTGAAATGGAACTTTTCTGGGATCAGATCATGTTAGAACATGCGTTATTTATCCGTGGCTTACTTGATCCTGCAGAGCCGGATCTGATCGCTACAGCAGATGATTTTGCCCATAAATATGCTTCACTTATGGATGCAACAGAAGATGCTATGAATCAGACCATTCCTAATATCACAGACGAGACCACGAGACTGACTAAGAAGTACCGTAATTTTAAAGAAACAGCCACAAAAGGCATTAATAATTGCGAAATCCGATCTTTAATCTTACCACTGCTTGCAGACCATGTTCTAAGAGAAGCCAATCACTTCTTGAAATTATTAAAGTGA
- a CDS encoding alkanesulfonates-binding protein, whose translation MKFKKLLSVALIATMAISMVGCGKADKAAKSDLKEINVTYVKAPLNVPSIIQKNDDLFGAEFKEDNIKVNFHEITSGPDQTAALAAGELDFLHALGGTSALIAASQGVELQILNTYSRSPKGFMIVANNEKITSAKDLVGKKVAGPKGTILHQVLIASLQAEGYSIDDVEFIQMTIPDAAAALADGTVDAALTAGPNALTAINNGSHMVVNGEGLVDGIIVTAVSKEFAEKNPEIVERFMKVEEETLKYVSENTDEAMEKVAKEVGLTVDETKKLYEWYDFSLDITDADKKALEETQEFLIDNGLQETKVNIEDLIYKK comes from the coding sequence ATGAAATTCAAGAAGTTATTATCCGTAGCCTTAATCGCTACAATGGCAATCAGCATGGTTGGTTGTGGAAAAGCAGATAAAGCTGCAAAATCTGATTTAAAAGAAATCAATGTAACCTATGTAAAGGCACCACTTAATGTACCATCAATCATTCAAAAGAATGATGATTTATTTGGAGCAGAATTTAAAGAGGACAATATCAAGGTGAATTTCCATGAAATCACTTCAGGTCCAGATCAGACAGCAGCTTTAGCAGCAGGAGAATTAGATTTCTTACATGCACTTGGCGGCACATCTGCTTTAATTGCAGCATCTCAAGGTGTGGAGCTTCAAATTCTTAACACATACAGTCGTTCTCCAAAAGGATTTATGATTGTTGCAAACAATGAGAAAATCACTTCTGCTAAAGATTTAGTAGGAAAGAAAGTAGCAGGACCTAAAGGAACGATCTTACACCAAGTTTTAATTGCTTCGTTACAAGCGGAAGGATATTCTATCGATGACGTTGAATTTATCCAAATGACAATTCCTGATGCAGCAGCAGCTTTAGCAGACGGTACGGTAGATGCAGCTCTTACAGCAGGACCAAATGCTTTAACAGCGATCAATAATGGATCACACATGGTAGTAAACGGTGAAGGTTTAGTAGATGGTATCATTGTTACTGCAGTAAGCAAAGAATTTGCTGAAAAGAATCCAGAAATCGTAGAACGCTTCATGAAAGTGGAAGAAGAGACTTTAAAATATGTGAGCGAAAATACGGATGAAGCTATGGAAAAAGTAGCAAAAGAAGTAGGTTTAACAGTAGATGAGACAAAAAAATTATACGAATGGTATGATTTTAGCTTAGATATTACGGATGCTGATAAAAAAGCATTAGAAGAAACACAAGAATTCTTAATTGATAATGGACTTCAGGAAACAAAAGTTAACATCGAAGACCTTATCTACAAAAAATAG
- a CDS encoding alkanesulfonates ABC transporter ATP-binding protein / Sulfonate ABC transporter, ATP-binding subunit SsuB, with protein sequence MNNTMYQLDQVTKSYQVDGNEHVVLEKVSLTISSEDITVILGASGCGKTTLLRIIAKLETYDQGEIVFTKNKKTENPKVGLVFQESRLMPWLTVFENIGFHQNATKEEIERYLKMMKLEKFSKCYPNELSGGMAQRVSIARALSFEPDFLLMDEPFSALDYFTRMEMQNEVAWLHEKTNKGVIFVTHDIDEALRIGTQIIVFTKDRQLKRFDLTKGEISNEALKEIILETLR encoded by the coding sequence ATGAATAATACGATGTATCAACTTGATCAGGTGACAAAAAGTTATCAAGTTGATGGAAATGAGCATGTAGTTTTAGAGAAGGTATCGCTAACGATCTCTTCTGAAGATATTACAGTAATACTGGGAGCCAGTGGATGTGGAAAGACGACGCTGCTTCGAATCATTGCAAAGTTAGAGACCTATGATCAAGGTGAGATCGTCTTTACGAAAAATAAGAAAACAGAGAATCCTAAAGTTGGACTCGTTTTTCAAGAAAGCAGATTGATGCCATGGTTAACGGTATTTGAAAATATAGGATTTCATCAGAACGCGACGAAAGAAGAAATCGAGCGCTATCTTAAAATGATGAAATTAGAGAAGTTTAGCAAGTGTTATCCCAATGAATTGTCAGGTGGGATGGCACAGAGAGTTAGTATCGCAAGAGCACTCTCGTTTGAACCGGATTTTCTACTCATGGACGAGCCATTTTCAGCATTAGACTATTTTACAAGAATGGAAATGCAAAATGAAGTCGCCTGGTTACATGAGAAGACGAACAAAGGTGTGATCTTTGTAACACATGATATCGATGAAGCCTTGAGGATAGGAACTCAGATCATCGTATTTACCAAAGACCGTCAATTAAAGCGATTTGACCTTACCAAAGGTGAAATAAGTAACGAAGCGCTAAAAGAGATTATTTTAGAGACGTTACGATAA
- a CDS encoding alkanesulfonates transport system permease protein, whose translation MGMESKLKKLKPLKGYLIFIILLISWKVACNAGIWSSYLLPPPEKVFATFVRMVENGTLFIHIYESMRRVATGFVISAMIGIPLGILFGMHAGAYEYFKVLFNFIRNVPPLAMVPMLILWFGIGEQSKIIIIVLASFFPIFTSTLKGIRNCDPKLIEVGKAFELSRFQIIRKIIIQNAILDIAVGLKLALGYSFRAIIGAELVAASAGLGYLISDGKEMSRSDVVIVGIIVIGLLGVLCDFLFGILVRCVSKGKTVEAYE comes from the coding sequence ATGGGAATGGAATCTAAATTAAAAAAGTTAAAACCTCTGAAAGGTTATTTGATATTTATTATTTTATTAATTAGCTGGAAGGTAGCATGTAATGCAGGAATCTGGAGCAGCTATTTATTACCACCGCCAGAGAAGGTATTCGCAACCTTTGTAAGGATGGTAGAGAATGGGACGCTGTTTATTCATATTTATGAAAGTATGAGACGTGTTGCAACTGGATTTGTGATCAGTGCTATGATTGGAATTCCATTAGGTATTCTATTTGGAATGCATGCAGGCGCTTATGAATATTTTAAAGTACTGTTTAATTTTATTAGAAATGTTCCGCCGCTTGCAATGGTACCGATGTTGATCCTATGGTTTGGTATTGGAGAACAATCTAAGATCATTATCATTGTCTTGGCTTCTTTCTTCCCGATTTTTACTAGTACACTAAAGGGAATTAGAAACTGTGATCCAAAACTGATCGAAGTAGGAAAGGCATTTGAATTATCTCGTTTTCAGATTATTCGAAAGATCATTATTCAGAATGCGATCCTAGATATTGCCGTTGGACTTAAACTTGCACTTGGCTATAGTTTTCGTGCCATTATTGGTGCTGAACTTGTGGCAGCATCAGCAGGACTAGGATATCTGATCTCCGATGGAAAAGAAATGTCAAGATCGGATGTAGTAATTGTTGGTATCATCGTGATTGGTCTGTTAGGCGTACTTTGCGATTTCTTGTTTGGAATCTTAGTGAGATGCGTAAGTAAAGGAAAGACGGTGGAAGCCTATGAATAA
- a CDS encoding glycosyltransferase, translated as MKHPLTSIIMPMHNQLEYSKLAIESLYRNTNREEFELICIDDASTDGTSEYLDELYGVNVIHFKENVGFDRGVNAGIKKAKGEYTAILNNDLILTPYWLPQLITVLESDPHIGMVVPLCNCAPNYQQIVAPYSDIQDLDRFARQFNHTDPMRWQERIRLIFYAVLFRTRELKGFGGMDERFSPGGFEDDDLSLRYRRAGYRLIFTTDTYVHHFGSRTMAQTGRELLMRNKQKFYEKHHIHSWDLAEVNLAAVTAYDYPVGESRNLLGVGSRAGATLQYLKAEYMEKRRIKPEFDYLCKDSTYLEDAVTISRDANLYEKRDVLLTEEVKYDLIWFEDVVSENEIEQIQEEYGKYLKMNGDLILLLAFDTKLAENNKEFRLRYQRRIGDTRFCVFTKS; from the coding sequence ATGAAACATCCTTTGACGAGTATTATCATGCCAATGCATAATCAATTAGAATATTCAAAATTGGCGATCGAAAGTCTCTATCGTAATACGAATCGAGAAGAGTTTGAATTGATCTGCATTGATGATGCGTCCACAGATGGAACGAGTGAATATCTAGATGAACTCTATGGGGTCAACGTGATTCACTTTAAAGAGAATGTCGGGTTTGACCGTGGAGTAAATGCAGGGATAAAGAAGGCGAAAGGGGAATATACGGCAATTCTTAATAATGATCTAATTCTTACGCCCTATTGGTTGCCACAGCTCATAACAGTATTAGAATCGGATCCCCATATCGGAATGGTCGTTCCATTGTGTAATTGCGCACCGAATTATCAACAAATCGTGGCTCCTTATTCGGATATTCAGGATTTAGATCGCTTTGCAAGACAATTTAATCATACCGATCCTATGAGATGGCAAGAGAGAATACGCCTTATCTTTTATGCAGTACTCTTTCGGACGAGAGAGTTAAAAGGATTTGGTGGTATGGATGAACGATTTTCACCAGGAGGATTTGAAGATGATGATCTGTCGCTTCGTTATCGGAGAGCAGGTTATCGACTGATCTTTACAACGGATACTTATGTTCATCATTTTGGCTCGAGAACAATGGCACAGACAGGAAGAGAATTACTTATGAGGAATAAACAGAAATTCTATGAGAAGCATCACATTCACTCTTGGGATCTTGCAGAGGTTAATCTTGCGGCGGTAACGGCCTATGATTATCCCGTTGGAGAATCACGAAATCTTTTAGGAGTTGGTTCTAGAGCAGGGGCTACGTTACAGTATCTAAAAGCCGAATATATGGAGAAACGGCGTATTAAGCCAGAATTCGATTATCTCTGTAAAGATTCCACTTATTTAGAGGATGCGGTCACCATATCCAGGGATGCTAACTTATATGAGAAGCGAGATGTTTTGTTAACAGAAGAAGTAAAGTACGATCTCATCTGGTTTGAAGATGTCGTATCCGAAAATGAGATCGAACAAATCCAAGAGGAATATGGAAAGTATCTGAAAATGAATGGTGATCTTATTCTTTTATTAGCATTTGATACAAAGTTAGCAGAGAATAATAAAGAGTTTCGTTTACGGTATCAAAGAAGAATTGGCGATACTCGATTTTGTGTTTTTACGAAAAGTTAG